A section of the Bacillus sp. HSf4 genome encodes:
- a CDS encoding phenolic acid decarboxylase → MNEDVKDFVGSHMIYTYENGWEYEIYIKNDHTIDYRIHSGMVGGRWVRDQETNIVKLTDGVYKVSWTEPTGTDVSLNFMPEEKRMHGIIFFPKWVHERPDITVCFQNDHIDLMEESREKYETYPKYVVPEFADITFMENAGIDNEELISKAPYPGMTDDIRAGKRV, encoded by the coding sequence ATGAATGAAGATGTAAAAGATTTTGTTGGAAGTCATATGATTTATACTTATGAAAACGGCTGGGAATATGAGATCTATATCAAAAATGATCATACCATCGACTACCGTATTCACAGCGGAATGGTGGGGGGCCGCTGGGTCCGCGATCAGGAAACAAATATCGTCAAACTGACTGACGGCGTCTATAAAGTATCCTGGACCGAGCCGACAGGCACTGATGTTTCATTAAACTTTATGCCGGAGGAAAAGCGGATGCACGGCATCATCTTCTTCCCAAAATGGGTGCACGAACGTCCTGACATCACGGTTTGCTTTCAAAATGACCATATTGACTTAATGGAGGAATCACGCGAAAAATATGAGACATATCCAAAATATGTCGTACCTGAATTTGCCGACATTACGTTTATGGAGAACGCCGGCATCGATAATGAAGAGCTTATTTCAAAAGCGCCCTACCCCGGAATGACGGATGACATCCGTGCAGGAAAACGGGTGTGA
- a CDS encoding homoserine dehydrogenase: MKAIRVGLLGLGTVGSGVVKIIQDHQDKLTHQVGCPVTIQKVLVKDKNKKRDVELSQEVLTTEAYDVIDDPEVDVIIEVIGGIEQTRKYLLDALRAKKHVVTANKDLIALYGSELLAAAKENGCDLYFEASVAGGIPILRSLEDGLASDRITKMMGIVNGTTNFILTKMNKENASYDDVLKEAQRLGFAEADPTADVEGLDAARKMAILARLGFSMNVDLEDVKVKGISQVSDEDINFSKRLGYTMKLIGIAQRDGKKVEVSVQPTLLPEHHPLSSVHNEFNAVYVYGEAVGETMFYGPGAGSMPTATAVVSDLVSVMKNMRLGVNGRSFVDPQFEKQMKAPAEIFAQQFLRIHVKDQVGSFSKITSIFSERGVSFEKILQLPIKGHDDLAEIVIVTHHTSEEDFTEILQKLNDLEVVHQVKSTYRVEGNGWS; the protein is encoded by the coding sequence GTGAAGGCGATACGAGTGGGGCTTCTAGGTTTAGGAACAGTCGGGAGCGGTGTGGTGAAAATCATTCAGGATCACCAGGATAAATTGACACACCAGGTTGGTTGTCCCGTCACCATTCAAAAAGTACTTGTAAAAGACAAGAATAAGAAGAGGGATGTCGAGCTTTCCCAGGAAGTGCTGACAACCGAAGCTTATGATGTGATAGATGATCCCGAAGTGGATGTCATTATTGAAGTCATCGGCGGAATTGAACAGACAAGAAAGTATCTGCTTGACGCGCTTCGCGCCAAAAAACACGTCGTGACTGCCAATAAGGATTTGATCGCACTTTACGGGTCAGAGCTGTTGGCCGCGGCGAAAGAAAACGGCTGCGACCTTTATTTCGAGGCGAGTGTGGCGGGAGGCATTCCGATCCTGCGCAGTTTGGAAGACGGCCTTGCTTCGGACAGAATCACAAAGATGATGGGAATCGTCAATGGAACGACGAATTTTATTTTAACGAAGATGAACAAGGAAAATGCCTCATATGATGATGTGCTGAAGGAAGCGCAAAGGCTCGGTTTTGCCGAAGCGGACCCGACTGCTGATGTGGAAGGGCTTGACGCAGCGAGAAAAATGGCAATTTTGGCACGGCTCGGCTTTTCCATGAACGTCGATCTTGAAGATGTCAAAGTAAAGGGCATTTCCCAAGTGTCTGATGAAGACATCAACTTCAGCAAACGTCTCGGCTATACAATGAAGCTGATCGGCATCGCCCAGCGGGACGGCAAAAAAGTCGAAGTCAGCGTGCAGCCGACATTGCTTCCGGAGCATCATCCGCTGTCATCTGTGCACAATGAGTTTAATGCCGTTTACGTGTACGGGGAAGCCGTCGGAGAAACGATGTTCTACGGTCCGGGAGCGGGAAGCATGCCGACTGCCACAGCCGTCGTGTCCGATTTGGTCTCCGTCATGAAAAACATGCGTCTAGGCGTCAATGGCAGAAGCTTTGTCGACCCGCAGTTTGAAAAGCAAATGAAGGCGCCGGCGGAAATCTTTGCCCAGCAGTTTTTAAGAATCCATGTCAAAGATCAAGTCGGGTCCTTTTCAAAAATCACCTCGATTTTTTCTGAAAGAGGTGTCAGCTTTGAAAAAATCCTCCAGCTTCCGATTAAAGGTCATGACGACTTGGCTGAAATCGTCATCGTCACGCATCATACGTCTGAAGAAGATTTCACCGAAATTTTGCAAAAGCTGAATGATCTTGAGGTTGTTCACCAGGTTAAAAGCACTTATCGAGTAGAAGGGAACGGTTGGAGCTAA
- a CDS encoding DUF86 domain-containing protein has protein sequence MYFVDRNKIESTLNFLEDELRLFHAHEEWTSAIEKKALERIGHTVIECILDVGNDMIDGFIMRDPGSYDDIMDILMDEKVVGKTEGDGLKDVIAYRKTLVQDYLHVNHEQLVKLLEEHAETLGRFPARIRDYLNNELGPVSAFKPH, from the coding sequence ATGTATTTTGTCGATCGAAACAAAATCGAAAGCACGCTGAACTTTCTTGAAGACGAACTCCGCCTGTTTCATGCGCACGAAGAATGGACTTCCGCTATCGAAAAAAAAGCGCTTGAACGAATCGGCCATACAGTGATCGAATGCATCTTGGATGTAGGAAACGATATGATTGACGGCTTTATTATGAGAGACCCGGGAAGCTATGACGACATCATGGATATACTGATGGATGAAAAGGTTGTCGGCAAAACAGAAGGAGACGGCCTGAAAGATGTGATCGCCTATCGAAAAACACTGGTTCAGGACTACTTGCACGTGAATCATGAACAACTGGTGAAGCTGCTTGAAGAGCACGCGGAAACGCTTGGACGTTTTCCAGCCCGAATCCGCGATTATTTGAACAATGAACTCGGTCCTGTATCGGCATTTAAACCGCATTAA
- a CDS encoding DUF4825 domain-containing protein, with protein sequence MKRITIYFISLLSLMILFSGCSLNADSKTDLFQYKNSYVGDNSAVVNIVKQLAHNKELNQVSLKTKKKPYGITLEYKDIDAKKADQEIKETVISNSTFLFALIKNVDWITFKFPDREFTVSKEKLQNWYNNKLDVYKNEQDLKKLVQEHLKSEDSVNQFFHQ encoded by the coding sequence GTGAAGCGTATCACCATTTATTTCATTTCATTGTTATCGCTAATGATATTATTTAGTGGATGTAGCCTAAATGCTGATTCAAAAACAGATTTGTTTCAATATAAGAATTCATATGTGGGTGACAACAGTGCAGTTGTAAATATCGTAAAACAATTGGCACACAACAAAGAGTTGAATCAAGTTTCACTCAAGACCAAGAAAAAACCATATGGAATTACTTTGGAATATAAAGATATAGATGCAAAAAAAGCAGATCAAGAAATAAAGGAAACTGTTATCTCAAATTCCACATTTCTTTTTGCTTTAATCAAAAATGTGGATTGGATTACATTCAAGTTTCCAGACCGAGAATTCACTGTATCAAAAGAGAAATTACAAAATTGGTACAACAATAAATTGGATGTGTATAAAAATGAACAAGACTTAAAGAAACTGGTACAAGAACACCTAAAGTCTGAGGACTCAGTTAATCAATTTTTTCACCAGTAA
- a CDS encoding D-glycerate dehydrogenase, producing the protein MEKPFVYVTRALPEEQLSSLKEAAHIEMWEKEDEPCPRAVLLEKAKTAAGLLTMLSDRIDSELLSEARQLKVVANLAVGYDNIDVEAAKKHRVICCNTPGVLTESTADLTFALLMAASRRIIEASDWIKQGRWTGWGPLLLAGADVHHKTIGIVGMGSIGRAVARRAKGFGMKILYHNRSRSQEAEAELGAVYTSFPQLLEQSDFVVCLTPLTNETKHLFNRSAFQKMKRTAIFINASRGQVVDEADLYEALVNKEIRGAGLDVFAEEPISKDHPLVSLPQVTALPHIGSATNETREAMMRLCAENIALVLGGEPARTEL; encoded by the coding sequence ATGGAAAAACCGTTTGTCTATGTGACGAGAGCTTTACCTGAAGAACAGCTGTCTTCATTAAAAGAAGCGGCTCATATTGAAATGTGGGAAAAGGAAGATGAACCATGTCCGCGGGCGGTTCTGCTTGAAAAAGCGAAAACGGCCGCCGGACTTTTGACCATGCTTTCAGACCGGATCGACAGCGAGCTGCTGAGCGAAGCACGTCAACTAAAAGTGGTCGCCAACTTGGCGGTAGGGTATGACAATATCGATGTCGAAGCGGCAAAGAAGCACCGTGTCATTTGCTGCAACACGCCCGGTGTTTTAACAGAATCAACGGCAGATTTGACTTTCGCTTTATTAATGGCTGCATCAAGAAGGATCATCGAAGCAAGCGATTGGATCAAACAAGGCCGGTGGACAGGCTGGGGGCCGCTGCTGTTGGCCGGTGCAGATGTCCATCATAAAACGATCGGCATCGTCGGCATGGGAAGCATTGGACGGGCTGTTGCCCGCCGTGCGAAAGGCTTTGGTATGAAGATTTTGTATCACAACCGGAGCCGGAGCCAAGAGGCGGAAGCGGAGCTTGGCGCTGTCTATACATCTTTTCCTCAACTGCTTGAACAGTCCGACTTTGTCGTCTGTCTGACACCATTGACAAACGAAACAAAGCATCTGTTCAACCGTTCGGCTTTCCAAAAGATGAAGCGCACTGCCATTTTCATCAATGCTTCAAGAGGGCAGGTCGTTGATGAAGCCGATTTGTATGAAGCGCTTGTTAACAAAGAGATTAGAGGTGCGGGGCTTGACGTTTTTGCAGAGGAGCCGATTTCCAAAGATCATCCGCTCGTGAGTCTTCCTCAGGTAACCGCGCTCCCCCATATCGGAAGCGCTACTAATGAAACGCGGGAAGCGATGATGAGGCTTTGCGCTGAAAACATTGCCTTGGTTCTCGGCGGAGAACCGGCCAGGACCGAGCTTTGA
- a CDS encoding phosphatidylglycerophosphatase A: MPENNSMTQIETAAKEWLEKRGVKVADIAELVYILQKTYHPNLTKKECEENVNRVLKKREVQNAVITGIQLDILGEEKKLLEPLQTLIETDESLYGVDEILSFSIVNLYGSIGYTNYGYIDKIKPGVLGRLNDKSTGECHTFLDDIVGAIAAAASSRLAHRAKDAE, from the coding sequence ATGCCGGAAAACAACAGCATGACTCAAATCGAAACAGCAGCAAAAGAGTGGCTTGAGAAACGGGGAGTCAAGGTCGCAGATATTGCCGAGCTTGTCTACATCCTGCAAAAAACGTATCATCCAAACTTAACAAAAAAAGAATGTGAAGAGAATGTCAACCGTGTCCTGAAAAAGCGCGAAGTGCAAAATGCAGTGATCACAGGCATTCAATTGGATATATTAGGGGAGGAGAAAAAGCTTCTTGAGCCTCTCCAAACGTTAATTGAAACCGATGAAAGCCTTTATGGAGTCGATGAAATTTTATCTTTTTCAATCGTGAATCTATACGGTTCGATCGGCTATACGAACTACGGATACATCGATAAAATAAAACCCGGGGTGCTGGGCCGTTTAAATGATAAATCAACGGGCGAATGCCATACCTTTTTGGATGATATCGTCGGCGCCATCGCCGCCGCAGCTTCAAGCAGGCTGGCGCACCGTGCGAAAGACGCGGAATAA
- a CDS encoding TIGR01457 family HAD-type hydrolase produces the protein MKTYKGYLIDLDGTMYKGTEKIDEACEFVRKLKERGIPYLFVTNNSSRTPKQVADKLVSFDIPATEEQVFTTSMATANFIAEQKPGASVYVIGEEGIRQAIEQKGLTFGGENADFVVVGIDRGITYEKLAVGCLAIRNGATFISTNGDIAIPTERGLLPGNGSLTSVLTVSTRTEPIFIGKPEPIIMKQAMKVLGTDISETLMVGDNYDTDIMAGMNSGMDTLLVHTGVTKKEHLEAYPEKPTYVIDSLTEWIERI, from the coding sequence ATGAAAACATACAAAGGATACTTAATTGATCTAGACGGAACAATGTACAAAGGAACGGAAAAAATCGATGAAGCGTGCGAATTTGTCAGAAAGCTGAAAGAACGCGGCATCCCATACTTATTCGTCACCAACAACTCGTCCCGCACTCCGAAACAGGTCGCGGACAAGCTCGTTTCTTTTGACATTCCGGCAACCGAAGAACAGGTATTTACGACAAGCATGGCGACCGCGAATTTCATCGCCGAACAAAAACCCGGCGCTTCCGTATACGTCATTGGTGAAGAAGGAATCCGCCAGGCCATCGAACAAAAAGGCTTGACATTCGGCGGAGAAAACGCCGATTTTGTCGTTGTCGGCATTGACCGCGGCATTACATATGAGAAGCTTGCTGTCGGCTGTCTCGCGATTCGCAACGGAGCGACATTCATTTCCACGAACGGCGATATCGCCATTCCGACTGAAAGAGGTCTGTTGCCGGGAAACGGCTCACTGACATCTGTGTTAACCGTTTCCACGCGGACAGAGCCGATTTTCATCGGCAAGCCTGAACCGATCATTATGAAGCAGGCGATGAAAGTGCTTGGCACGGACATCAGTGAAACGCTGATGGTCGGGGACAACTATGACACAGATATCATGGCAGGCATGAATTCCGGTATGGATACGCTTCTTGTCCATACAGGCGTGACCAAAAAAGAGCATCTTGAAGCCTATCCGGAAAAGCCGACCTATGTGATCGATTCGCTGACAGAATGGATCGAGCGTATTTAA
- a CDS encoding YutD family protein has translation MIVVQNAAFEVVKDVKNGFNEEAFKARYSDILNKYDYIVGDWGYSQLRLKGFFDDQNQKATFDTKISTLDEYIYEYCNFGCAYFVLKRMRK, from the coding sequence ATGATTGTCGTCCAGAACGCTGCATTTGAAGTCGTCAAAGATGTAAAAAACGGTTTTAATGAAGAAGCATTCAAAGCCAGATACTCAGACATTTTAAACAAATACGACTATATTGTCGGAGACTGGGGTTACAGCCAGCTGAGGCTGAAGGGCTTTTTTGACGATCAAAATCAAAAGGCCACATTTGATACAAAAATCAGCACCCTTGATGAATATATTTACGAATACTGCAATTTTGGATGTGCCTATTTTGTGTTAAAACGAATGCGAAAATAA
- the thrC gene encoding threonine synthase yields the protein MWKGLIHQYQDYLPVTDKTPELTLNEGNTPLIYLQNLSKKLGIELYVKTEGVNPTGSFKDRGMVMAVAKAKEEGNDTIMCASTGNTSAAAAAYAARANMKCIVIIPDGKIAFGKLAQAVMYGAEIIAIDGNFDDALKMVRSICEKEPIALVNSVNPYRIEGQKTASFEICEQLGEAPDILAIPVGNAGNITAYWKGFKEYHEKNGTGLPVMRGFQAEGAAPIVKNKVVENPETVATAIRIGNPASWDKAVNAANESNGKIDAVSDEEILHAYQLLAREEGVFAEPGSCASIAGVLKQVKTKEIQPGTKVVAVLTGNGLKDPNTAVDVSQIKPVTLPTDEEKILEHLKGAARV from the coding sequence ATGTGGAAAGGACTTATTCATCAATATCAAGACTATCTGCCAGTAACGGACAAAACACCAGAACTGACGCTGAATGAAGGAAACACGCCGCTGATCTATCTGCAAAACCTTTCAAAAAAGCTCGGCATTGAGCTCTATGTCAAAACAGAAGGTGTCAACCCGACCGGTTCCTTTAAAGACCGCGGCATGGTCATGGCGGTGGCAAAAGCGAAGGAAGAGGGCAATGACACGATCATGTGTGCATCGACAGGAAACACATCGGCAGCAGCCGCGGCCTATGCGGCGCGAGCCAATATGAAATGCATCGTGATCATTCCCGACGGCAAAATCGCCTTCGGAAAATTGGCCCAAGCCGTCATGTACGGCGCTGAGATCATCGCGATCGACGGAAACTTTGACGACGCGCTGAAAATGGTTCGCAGCATTTGTGAAAAAGAGCCGATCGCATTGGTCAACTCTGTCAACCCTTACCGAATTGAAGGGCAAAAAACCGCTTCATTTGAAATTTGCGAGCAGCTCGGGGAAGCACCTGACATTCTGGCAATCCCTGTAGGAAATGCCGGCAACATTACGGCATATTGGAAAGGGTTTAAAGAATATCACGAAAAAAATGGAACAGGTCTGCCGGTTATGCGCGGTTTTCAGGCGGAAGGCGCCGCTCCGATTGTCAAAAACAAGGTTGTTGAAAATCCTGAAACCGTTGCGACAGCCATTCGAATCGGGAATCCGGCAAGCTGGGATAAAGCCGTCAATGCCGCAAATGAATCGAACGGCAAAATCGATGCAGTGTCAGATGAAGAGATTCTCCATGCCTATCAGCTTCTTGCCCGGGAGGAAGGTGTTTTCGCAGAGCCGGGATCATGCGCGTCAATCGCAGGCGTGCTGAAACAGGTGAAAACGAAAGAAATTCAGCCTGGAACGAAGGTTGTCGCGGTATTAACCGGAAACGGCCTGAAAGATCCGAATACAGCTGTAGATGTATCACAGATTAAACCTGTCACACTGCCGACAGACGAAGAAAAAATTCTCGAACACTTAAAAGGAGCCGCACGTGTATGA
- the thrB gene encoding homoserine kinase, with the protein MTEADMLFSITVPGSTANLGPGFDSVGMALSRYLKLSVFPSDEWRFAAETDVLAGIPEGTENLIYQVAKRTADHFGKELSPSLVKVWSDIPLARGLGSSAAAIAAAIELANELADLQLSDSDKLHFASLEEGHPDNAGASLSGGLVIGLHEENHTEMVSVKEIDLDVVVVIPFYEVLTKDARDVLPDSLSYPKAVEASAVSNMLVAGLMSKDWQLVGRMMKKDLFHQPYRRALVPELAKVEHEAGLNGAYGTALSGAGPTILSFIEKGKGEALQSKLAAKFPHCEVDCLHIPDTGCVVERKSVNSV; encoded by the coding sequence ATGACAGAGGCTGACATGCTGTTTTCCATTACGGTTCCTGGAAGCACGGCGAATTTGGGCCCGGGTTTTGATTCGGTCGGCATGGCGCTGTCCCGCTATTTAAAGCTGTCCGTTTTTCCGTCTGATGAGTGGCGTTTTGCAGCTGAAACAGATGTCCTCGCCGGCATACCGGAAGGAACGGAAAACTTGATTTACCAAGTGGCCAAACGGACTGCTGATCATTTCGGGAAAGAGCTTTCGCCGAGCCTTGTGAAAGTGTGGAGCGACATTCCGCTGGCGCGGGGCCTCGGCAGCAGCGCCGCCGCAATTGCCGCGGCCATCGAACTGGCAAACGAGCTCGCTGATTTACAGCTCTCAGACAGTGATAAGCTCCATTTTGCGAGTCTTGAAGAAGGCCATCCTGACAATGCCGGTGCTTCCCTTTCCGGCGGCCTTGTGATCGGGCTGCACGAAGAAAATCACACGGAGATGGTCTCTGTCAAGGAAATTGATTTGGATGTCGTCGTTGTGATTCCTTTTTATGAAGTGCTCACAAAAGATGCGCGGGACGTGCTCCCTGACAGCCTCTCTTATCCAAAAGCGGTTGAAGCGAGCGCTGTCAGCAATATGCTCGTCGCCGGGCTCATGTCAAAGGACTGGCAGCTTGTCGGCCGCATGATGAAAAAAGACCTTTTCCACCAGCCGTACCGGCGGGCCCTCGTCCCTGAGCTTGCCAAGGTGGAGCATGAAGCGGGCTTAAACGGGGCATACGGAACGGCTTTAAGCGGCGCAGGACCCACGATCCTTTCCTTTATCGAAAAAGGCAAAGGCGAAGCGCTTCAAAGCAAGCTCGCCGCAAAGTTTCCGCACTGTGAGGTCGACTGTCTTCATATACCGGATACCGGCTGTGTCGTCGAGAGAAAATCAGTGAATAGTGTTTAA
- a CDS encoding S9 family peptidase: MKQLITEADLIKLASITDPQYSPDGRKIAYVQTSVNEEQDSYDAQIMVYDVEKRKTAQWTFGKGRNQHPRWSPDGSMLAFTSNRDETAQVYIIHTAGGEAKKVTDIPYDITEPEWSPDGKSLLCSVKLTKDESVTDKEKTKIDDHEPLEVDSLVYKADGQGFKRGKYTQLILVELETGDVQQVTDEEREHFSHTFSPCGNRIAFSANVTGKADARVNDVYLMTLSTGETKRLTGQNGVFSSLSFSPDGQYLAFLGNEQEFKNATFDKAWLYDMEKDQVTCLTEMLDVHLQDAVVGDSLVGGVLPKPAWTKDGNGFYVIGTDQGSTGIYYISTEGLAYPVRFEKEHLNGFSLHPDEAGFAAAIALPDWPSELYDVPLGEDKAERLTDANLAFIEEHIISEPEELQFETKDGLTVHGWLMKPAQYEEGKTYPLILEVHGGPHAMYANTYFHEFQVLAAKGNAVVYVNPRGSHGYGQEFVNQVRGDYGGGDYEDVMAAVDYAVAENDFIDRERLGITGGSYGGFMTNWAVGHTDRFKAAVTQRSISNWISFYGVSDIGYFFTEWQLGADLFENPDMLWDRSPLKYAERVKTPLLILHGERDDRCPIEQAEQLFTALKKMDKEVKFVRFPNASHNLSRNGHPKQRIKRLQYIAEWFEDYL; this comes from the coding sequence TTGAAGCAGCTCATAACTGAAGCAGACCTCATCAAGCTGGCGTCTATCACAGACCCGCAGTATTCACCTGACGGCAGGAAAATCGCTTATGTGCAAACATCTGTGAACGAAGAGCAGGATTCCTATGACGCACAGATCATGGTTTATGATGTTGAAAAGCGGAAAACGGCGCAATGGACGTTTGGAAAGGGCAGAAATCAGCATCCCCGCTGGTCGCCAGACGGCAGTATGCTCGCCTTTACATCAAATAGGGATGAAACGGCACAGGTTTACATCATTCATACAGCCGGAGGAGAGGCAAAAAAGGTGACCGATATTCCATACGACATCACAGAGCCCGAATGGTCGCCAGACGGTAAATCCTTGCTTTGTTCAGTGAAACTGACTAAAGACGAAAGTGTAACAGATAAAGAAAAAACAAAAATTGATGATCACGAACCTTTAGAAGTCGATTCTTTAGTATATAAAGCGGACGGACAAGGCTTTAAGAGGGGGAAATACACCCAGCTGATCCTCGTTGAGCTGGAAACGGGGGATGTTCAACAGGTCACGGATGAGGAGAGAGAGCACTTTAGCCACACGTTTTCGCCCTGCGGGAATAGGATCGCTTTTTCCGCCAATGTGACAGGGAAAGCCGACGCCCGTGTAAACGATGTCTACCTCATGACGCTTTCGACAGGAGAGACAAAGCGGCTCACAGGACAAAACGGGGTGTTCTCGTCACTGTCTTTTTCACCTGATGGTCAGTATCTTGCGTTTTTAGGAAATGAACAGGAATTTAAAAATGCTACCTTTGATAAAGCTTGGCTGTACGATATGGAAAAAGATCAAGTGACTTGCCTGACAGAAATGCTTGACGTCCATCTTCAAGACGCGGTTGTCGGGGACAGCCTTGTCGGAGGCGTCCTCCCGAAACCGGCCTGGACAAAGGACGGAAACGGCTTTTATGTGATTGGAACCGACCAGGGCTCAACAGGCATATATTACATATCAACAGAAGGCCTTGCATATCCGGTCCGATTTGAAAAGGAACATCTGAACGGGTTCAGCCTCCATCCGGATGAAGCGGGCTTTGCCGCTGCCATCGCTTTGCCTGATTGGCCGAGCGAGCTTTATGATGTCCCTCTGGGGGAAGACAAAGCAGAGCGGCTTACAGATGCCAACCTGGCTTTTATAGAGGAACATATCATCTCAGAACCCGAAGAGCTGCAATTTGAAACAAAGGACGGTTTGACGGTGCACGGATGGCTGATGAAACCGGCACAATATGAGGAAGGAAAGACGTATCCGCTTATTTTGGAAGTGCACGGCGGCCCTCACGCCATGTATGCCAATACTTATTTTCACGAATTTCAAGTGCTGGCTGCCAAAGGCAATGCCGTCGTCTATGTCAATCCGAGAGGAAGCCATGGATACGGGCAGGAATTCGTCAATCAAGTGCGGGGCGATTACGGAGGAGGAGACTATGAGGATGTCATGGCAGCTGTAGACTATGCCGTTGCAGAAAATGACTTCATCGATCGGGAAAGGCTCGGCATCACGGGAGGAAGCTACGGCGGCTTTATGACGAACTGGGCCGTCGGCCATACGGACCGCTTTAAGGCTGCGGTGACGCAGCGGTCGATATCCAACTGGATCAGTTTTTACGGTGTGAGTGACATCGGCTACTTTTTCACAGAATGGCAGCTCGGTGCAGATCTCTTTGAAAACCCGGATATGCTGTGGGACCGTTCTCCTTTGAAATATGCGGAACGCGTCAAGACCCCGCTGTTGATCCTGCATGGCGAACGGGATGACAGATGTCCGATTGAACAAGCTGAACAGCTGTTTACCGCGCTGAAGAAAATGGACAAAGAAGTGAAGTTCGTCAGGTTTCCGAACGCATCCCACAATTTATCAAGGAACGGGCATCCAAAACAGCGGATCAAGCGGCTGCAATATATAGCGGAATGGTTTGAAGATTATTTATAA
- the yutH gene encoding spore coat putative kinase YutH: MMKDLIKEKFGIHIRDMTSYLSYQSFQTPNSIFLIVPVSHLTQTELAELYGMSQYLQEQRDPYVSTFIFTKDGEMTFEDGGATYVLLQAAPRFTNRSFPFGAELAEFHQKGRGYPYEVKETSRIGQWKELWGKRLDQLEQFWIQKSQSKQLEPFEKQFIESFPYYLGLTENAIQYLADTELDDQPQSMDSGTICQQRLSSETWKREPLIKVPLEWVFDHAARDLAEYTRSMFQENKTFNEIASFLQQYEQVTPLSSFSKRLLYSRLLFPLHYFETVEGYYISSESEHHYFENKLDHLLSRSAAYEKFLGAFQEMAAMRGGGYAVIPLVNWLKRTP, encoded by the coding sequence ATCATGAAGGATTTGATTAAAGAAAAGTTCGGCATTCACATCCGCGACATGACGTCATACCTTTCTTACCAGAGTTTTCAGACCCCGAACTCCATTTTTTTAATTGTTCCGGTTTCCCATTTAACACAGACTGAACTGGCGGAATTGTACGGTATGAGTCAGTATTTGCAAGAACAGCGGGACCCATACGTTTCAACTTTTATATTTACGAAGGACGGGGAGATGACCTTTGAGGATGGAGGCGCGACATATGTACTGCTTCAGGCTGCGCCTCGCTTTACGAACAGGTCGTTTCCATTCGGGGCGGAGCTTGCCGAATTTCATCAAAAAGGAAGAGGCTACCCGTATGAGGTAAAAGAAACCTCAAGGATCGGCCAGTGGAAAGAATTGTGGGGCAAGCGTCTTGATCAGCTTGAGCAATTCTGGATTCAAAAGTCCCAATCAAAGCAATTGGAACCCTTTGAAAAACAGTTTATCGAATCGTTTCCTTATTATCTTGGATTGACGGAAAACGCGATTCAGTACTTGGCTGACACAGAATTGGATGATCAGCCGCAATCGATGGATTCGGGAACGATTTGCCAGCAGCGCCTTTCAAGTGAGACATGGAAGCGGGAACCATTGATCAAAGTCCCGCTGGAATGGGTGTTTGATCATGCCGCCCGCGATCTTGCCGAATACACGCGAAGCATGTTTCAAGAAAACAAAACCTTCAATGAAATCGCGTCATTCCTTCAACAATATGAACAAGTCACACCTCTTTCTTCATTTTCAAAACGGCTCCTGTACAGCAGGCTCCTGTTTCCGCTTCATTATTTTGAAACCGTTGAAGGCTATTATATCTCTTCCGAATCAGAGCACCATTACTTCGAGAACAAGCTTGATCATTTGCTGTCCCGCTCAGCGGCATATGAAAAGTTTCTGGGCGCCTTTCAGGAAATGGCCGCCATGAGAGGCGGAGGATATGCTGTCATACCTCTGGTCAATTGGCTGAAACGGACGCCTTAA
- a CDS encoding YuzD family protein, whose translation MKKPAELFVYGAEVLCPSCVNLPSSKETYEWLEAALKRKYPGQPFSITYIDIHRPPKNDPEKQEISKKILNDEYFYPLVLVGDQVVGEGNPKLKDVCKEMEKQGYEPAKI comes from the coding sequence ATGAAAAAACCTGCTGAGCTTTTTGTCTATGGTGCGGAAGTTCTCTGTCCAAGCTGTGTCAATCTGCCCTCATCAAAAGAAACATATGAATGGCTCGAAGCAGCCCTGAAACGAAAATATCCCGGCCAGCCTTTCTCGATTACCTACATCGATATCCACCGCCCGCCGAAAAATGATCCTGAAAAACAGGAAATTTCAAAAAAGATACTGAATGATGAATATTTTTATCCGCTCGTCCTTGTCGGCGATCAAGTGGTCGGCGAGGGAAATCCAAAGCTGAAGGACGTCTGTAAAGAGATGGAAAAGCAAGGATATGAGCCTGCAAAAATATAA